GATAGGATGAGGGATGTTAATCTGAGTTTCTCTCAGGTAGAACTGGCTAAAAAAGTGACAGAGTCCTCGGAAAAACAACTAGAGATTGCACGAGAAAAACAAAGATTAGGGAGAGATATTACGGTTTTTGAGCTAATCAGACTTCAGGATGATTTAGTCCAAGCCAGAAATGTAGAACTTAATGCAATCATTAACTACCTCAATGCTTTAACCCGATTAGATCAGACCTTAGGCACAACCTTAGAAACTTGGCAAGTAAAGATTGATATGAAATAAGACCTGAAAAGGCTGTTCTAGTCAGTCTCAATCCTTCATGAACCTGTGTTACCTAGTTTCGTCAAAAACACTCGTTTCTTGGCCTATTTCTCCTGCCTCCTCGGCTCTTACTCTCTACTCCCTTAAAACACAACTTGATATTACTACTTGTGTTTCTCTGTGTGTACTCTGTGCACTCTGTGGTTCCTAAAAAACTCATAACTCATATTGATGGCTATAGCACGGTAAGATATTTCTGGTTGATAGCCTCTTATCTTTAATAATGAGCCAGATTTCTTCTTCAACATCTACCCATTCCCGCATCAAACTGTTTGAACAACCCAGTCAATGGCTCTATGCCTTTTGGAAATTCTCGCGTCCTCACACGATTATTGGCACCAGCCTGAGTGTTTTTGCATTGTACCTGATTACTGTGGCAACCACGAATAACCAGGTCACGTTGGAAAGTATAGAGCAACTGCTGGGAGCTTTGCTGTCTTGCTTATGCGGTAATGTCTACATTGTCGGACTCAATCAACTAGAAGATGTAGAAATTGACCAAATTAATAAACCCCATCTTCCGGTTGCAGCCGGTGAATTTTCGCGGCGACAAGGTCAAATCATTGTTGCTGTAACGGGTATTCTCGCCTTACTATTGGCAGGCTTACTAGGGACATGGTTGTTCTTGATGGTAAGTATTAGTTTAGCCATTGGAACGGCTTATTCGCTCCCGCCAATCCGATTGAAGCGATTTCCTTTTTGGGCAGCATTATGTATTTTTTCGGTCAGGGGAGCCATTGTTAATTTAGGGCTGTTTTTGCACTTTAGTGATTGTTTACTGGGGACTGTTCTGTTTCCCACTGCACCCGTGTGGGTGCTAACCTTGTTTATTGTGGTATTTACCTTTGCGATCGCTATCTTCAAAGATATTCCCGATATGGAAGGTGACAAGCAGTACAACATCACCACCTTTACGATCAAACTGGGTCAACAAGCGGTGTTTAATTTGGCTCGTTGGGTGATAACCGTGTGTTATCTAGGGATGCTCATTGCGGGAATATTTTTGCTCCCTGCTTCCGTTAATTCAATTTTTTTGGGTGTTAGCCATCTAGCGTTGTTGGGTATCCTGTGGTGGCGGAGTCGGAGCGTAGACTTGCAAGATAAAATCGCGATCACGCAGTTTTATCAATTTATTTGGAAACTCTTTTTCCTAGAATATTTAATCTTTCCCGCTGCCTGTTTATTATAAACATTGAAGGATGAAGTAGGAAGGATGAAAAATTATTCCTACTTTATCCAGTGGAAATGAGTTTTGAACTCCTATTGCCTCCAATCGCCCAGCTCGATGAAGTAGTTTTAGTGCAAGTTTAAGCGCTAGTTTGCCAATCTTCTCGACTAATTTTGTAAATGACTGCTTCCAGGCCAAAGATTTCTGTCGTCCCAACAAGTTTCTCTCCTAACTTCTCGGCAACCCGCCTTGAAGCCGAATTATCTGGACGAATCAGACTTATTACATAGGATTGCTGCAACTCATTAAAAGCATGAACCATCGCCGCCTTTGCCCCCTCCGTCGCGTAGCCACAGCCCCAGTAAGCTCGTCGCAACGTCCAGCCAATTTCAAATCCCAGCCAGCCCTCCGGTTGCCAGCAGCCGAGGCGACCCATCATTACACCAGTGTGACGTTCCTCGATAGCCCACATCCCGTAGCCCCGTAGCTGCCAGTGACCCAGCATCATCGCCATATTCCGCCAAGCCTCAAAGCGGGATAAGGTCTGCCCATTGCCGATATAACGCATTACTTCGCGATCGGCACACATTTCGGCGTAAGCATCCAGGTCTTTTTCGTTAAATGCGCGTAAGATTAGGCGCTGGGTTTCAAGTTGAGGAATAAGCATTGAGAACTCTCTCTAAACAGGGAACTGTCCGATTTTAGACAAATGATTTCAATTTAATTATCTATAGCAATTCTCTATTGAGTGCAAAACACGTCGTTCGTAGGGGCACGATATTATCGTGCCCTTACCAGTGGTGTAGCTATGAGTAGCTGAAGCCCTTGAGAATTTAAGCAACTAGTTCCTTCTGCTTTCTCAAAGCTCCTAAACGAAGCATCATCGCCAAAACTAATAAGATGACAAAAGGAGAATAGATCAGCATTGATTTGGGAAGATTGACGCTGTATTCAAACAGCAAACCCAGCCAGAAAAAGTGCATTCCAGTATTGTGTAAAATCTTCCAACCCTGTTTGCCTAACCAAGCGGCTGGGCGCTTAAAGGAGGTTACAGTCATAGCAAACAGCAAGATATAGCCAAGTATTCCCAAAGGGTTGGATGGTGGAGCAACTCCAGCCGTTACCAACCATAAACCGAAAAGAGCGATCGCCTGATAAGTATGGGACACCGCCATCGATATCCCCAGATAGCGGCGATTTTTCAGAAGCCATGCTGAGAGTGGAGTTAACCAAAGTTTGCGAAGTGAGGAAGCAACAAACGCACTGAGAAATAGGATGGTTGATGTACGAGCCGTTGCTCGAATTGCCATCCGCATCCCTTTTTCATCAACACCATAAAACAGCCAAATTACGCCAACAATAGTGCCGACTGTCAGCGCCGAAAAACCAACGATGCCCCATCCCTGTAAAGCAAATTTCGTACCTCTCATGCTTGGTAATTCCTTGAATATTGCTGATAGGTACACAATTTAGCGATCGCACCCCAGTGCTGTCTTGCCTAATCTCCCGAAAAATGTCCTAATCTTAAGAATTCAAAGAGCATTTCTATATGCCTTGGGTGTCGTTTTGGTATGTTGGCGAAACACTCTAGTGAAATGACTCTGACTCGTGAAACCGACTTCATGACAGATTTCAACCAGCCTCAATTCCTGCTTTAGCAGCAACTGTTTGGCTTTCTCAATCCGGCATTTCATCACGTACTGATACGGTGTAAGTCCTGTAGATTGTTTGAATAAACTGGCAAAGTAATTCGGACTCATCCGCACAGCAGCAGCTATTTCAGCCAGGGTTAAGTTTTGGTCTAAATGCTCGTTGATGTAGTTAACCGCTTGCCTTAGCTTATATTTGGACAATCCGCCTGTATAGTTTTTAATCTTCTCTGCGTGGGAGCAGTATCGCCTCAGCAAATGTGCGGATAATGCTGTTGCCATAGACTCAGCGTAAAGCCGACTGTCGGTACCGCCAGCTTCTAACTCCGCCATCAGTGCCAGTCCCATGTGCTGAATTAAGGGATCGCATATCTGCAACTGTGGTATTAACTCGACTTGATCTGGGTTCACAGATTCACAAGCCGCACGGGTAAGTGTAGCAGGTTCAAGAAACAATTCGAGTAATGGCACTTCGCGATCGACCTGTGTTTTGGGCAAGGATTGGGTAGCTGGGATAATGCCAATCTCCCCCTTGGCGTAATCTACCTGTTGCCAACGTCCATCGAGTAGATAGGTGGCACGAAAATCATCCAGAGCAATCAGGATAAAGTGCTGACGGAGGTAAGTTTCAGGCATTTCGTCAGCGGGTTCTAGCTCATAGATGAGGTTCAAGCCATCCCATCCTGACTCGAAGCTTGAGAGGAGGTGTAGGTGTACAGGCGGTTCGCTGCTGGACACGGTTGGTCTCGGCTTTAATTTACTGTTTTCAATTTATCAGGGGTTTGGTGCCCAACTAGCTCTAGTCAATGAATGGCAGCAGTTGTTCCAGGAAGCGATCGCTTTCCTGGCGACGAAGGAAACATCGCAAATACTACCCCCAGCATCAATGCAAGAGCAATCAAATAATATTGCATTTAAATTTTCAACAGGATTTTCCTAACTGGTAGAAACTTGAGCTAATTCCAGGGAAAATCACCCATCATCCTTCAATCTATCTATATCCTCTCGATAAATCTCATGAGCAGCAATGTCTTTTAGCAATGAGGAGATATCCTTTTGCTC
The Microcoleus sp. AS-A8 genome window above contains:
- a CDS encoding GNAT family N-acetyltransferase, encoding MLIPQLETQRLILRAFNEKDLDAYAEMCADREVMRYIGNGQTLSRFEAWRNMAMMLGHWQLRGYGMWAIEERHTGVMMGRLGCWQPEGWLGFEIGWTLRRAYWGCGYATEGAKAAMVHAFNELQQSYVISLIRPDNSASRRVAEKLGEKLVGTTEIFGLEAVIYKISREDWQTSA
- a CDS encoding homogentisate phytyltransferase, which codes for MSQISSSTSTHSRIKLFEQPSQWLYAFWKFSRPHTIIGTSLSVFALYLITVATTNNQVTLESIEQLLGALLSCLCGNVYIVGLNQLEDVEIDQINKPHLPVAAGEFSRRQGQIIVAVTGILALLLAGLLGTWLFLMVSISLAIGTAYSLPPIRLKRFPFWAALCIFSVRGAIVNLGLFLHFSDCLLGTVLFPTAPVWVLTLFIVVFTFAIAIFKDIPDMEGDKQYNITTFTIKLGQQAVFNLARWVITVCYLGMLIAGIFLLPASVNSIFLGVSHLALLGILWWRSRSVDLQDKIAITQFYQFIWKLFFLEYLIFPAACLL
- a CDS encoding AraC family transcriptional regulator, which produces MSSSEPPVHLHLLSSFESGWDGLNLIYELEPADEMPETYLRQHFILIALDDFRATYLLDGRWQQVDYAKGEIGIIPATQSLPKTQVDREVPLLELFLEPATLTRAACESVNPDQVELIPQLQICDPLIQHMGLALMAELEAGGTDSRLYAESMATALSAHLLRRYCSHAEKIKNYTGGLSKYKLRQAVNYINEHLDQNLTLAEIAAAVRMSPNYFASLFKQSTGLTPYQYVMKCRIEKAKQLLLKQELRLVEICHEVGFTSQSHFTRVFRQHTKTTPKAYRNAL